One region of Merismopedia glauca CCAP 1448/3 genomic DNA includes:
- a CDS encoding tetratricopeptide repeat protein, with amino-acid sequence MIVKNEATTLPKCLNSVKGVVDEMIVVDTGSSDRTIDVARSFGAYVFPYPWDNDFAKARNESLKYVNGDWVLVLDADEVLVPEIVPSLQQAIQSDRHILINLLRQEVGSSQSPYSMVSRLFRRHQDVYFSRPYHAIVDDSIAELRQTQPDWQIGYLPDLAMLHYGYQPGEIASKNKLARAQAAMEQFIATHPQDPYVCSKLGGLYTQVGKIDRAIDLLQQGLQAPQLDSTLSYELHYHLGNAYMRQGNLASAIGHYKEAIKQPILPKLKLDTYNNLGNLLKELGKLDSAKKAYENALEIDPKFATAYHNLGLTLKAMGLFDQAIEAYHQALELNPNNPETHQNLGVVFMKLGRVPESLAAFKFAIALHEQSHPQEAQRLRQSLAEMGFSV; translated from the coding sequence ATGATCGTTAAAAATGAAGCTACTACTTTACCCAAATGCCTCAATAGTGTCAAAGGTGTAGTCGATGAGATGATAGTAGTCGATACTGGTTCTAGCGATCGCACTATCGATGTGGCTAGAAGTTTTGGGGCTTATGTATTTCCCTATCCGTGGGACAATGATTTTGCTAAGGCGCGCAACGAATCTCTGAAATACGTCAATGGCGATTGGGTATTGGTACTAGATGCAGACGAGGTTTTAGTTCCCGAAATTGTACCATCCTTACAACAAGCAATTCAAAGCGATCGCCATATCCTCATCAACTTGTTACGTCAAGAAGTAGGTTCTAGCCAATCTCCCTACTCAATGGTTTCTAGACTATTTCGTCGCCACCAGGATGTCTATTTTTCTCGCCCCTATCATGCGATAGTAGATGATAGTATCGCCGAGTTGAGGCAAACACAACCGGACTGGCAAATTGGTTACTTACCCGATTTAGCCATGTTGCATTACGGTTATCAACCAGGAGAAATAGCTAGCAAAAATAAGCTAGCTAGAGCGCAAGCTGCTATGGAACAATTCATCGCTACTCATCCTCAAGATCCATATGTTTGTAGTAAATTGGGCGGTTTATACACCCAAGTTGGGAAAATAGATCGAGCCATAGATCTACTTCAACAAGGTTTACAAGCACCTCAACTCGATTCTACACTTTCTTACGAACTGCACTATCATTTAGGTAATGCCTATATGCGCCAAGGTAATTTGGCATCAGCAATTGGGCATTATAAAGAAGCAATTAAACAGCCAATTTTACCGAAGTTAAAATTAGATACTTACAATAACTTAGGTAATTTGCTGAAAGAATTGGGTAAATTAGATAGCGCCAAAAAAGCTTATGAAAATGCCTTAGAAATCGATCCCAAATTTGCTACAGCTTATCATAATTTGGGTTTAACTTTAAAAGCTATGGGCTTATTCGACCAAGCTATAGAAGCTTATCATCAAGCCTTAGAATTAAACCCTAATAACCCAGAAACCCATCAAAACTTAGGGGTAGTTTTCATGAAACTTGGGAGAGTCCCTGAAAGTTTAGCTGCATTTAAATTTGCGATCGCTCTCCACGAACAATCCCATCCTCAAGAAGCTCAAAGGCTGAGACAATCCTTAGCAGAAATGGGTTTTTCTGTTTAA